The sequence CCCGAATTATCTGCCTATGAGGAAATGAAAAGCTCTGGACAGTTGGGGTTGATATATAATCTGGAGCTTCGAGAAGAGTTGAGCAAATACATCACACAACAAAAACTGGTGAGCACCATCTACGAGGATCTAAACGAAAAGGTCAATCAAACTACTTTCATCGATCCCTATTTAAAGTTTGAGGCTGGTGGAAGCGTAACCAAAAATGCTTTCAGATATGATTTTTCAAAAATCCAACGAGATCGTGTCGTAATTAACACCTTATCTAGATATGCTTTTCACTGGAAGACCAAAAGTTCCTTTTCTAGAAGTCTTCAAAACCAAGCAACTGAGCTCCACGAATTGATTCAAAAAGAAATTGATACTTCCTTATGATCTCTTTTTTCCGCAAAATCCGCCAAAAACCCTTCTCTCAGAATCGAATCACTCGATACCTCCTCTATGCCTTGGGGGAGATATTCTTGGTGGTGATAGGAATACTGATTGCCCTTCAGGTGAATAATTGGAATGAACAACGTAGGGCTGAACAGTACGAGACCATCCTATTAAAGCAGATGCAAAATGCTCTGAATAATGATCTGTTCTTGATCAAAAACTTCTTTGAACCCAGAGTACAGCAGAATAAAGAAGGGGTAGATAGTCTTTTACAATATGTTCAAATGAATGAAATGCCTGACCAAGAAACTATAAGGCGGTTAGTCGGCAAAATGTTAACCGACTTCTTATACAGATTTGACTCTGGGCCCTATGAAAATTTGAAATCAAATGGACTTGATATTATTAAGAATGATTCCTTGAGAAATTATATTTCCAACCTATACGGCCAAGTACTTCCAAGCTATGCCCTGTTCATCAATGAATTCAAGGATGAACGTGAAGAGGAAATAAAGATCTATTTAAGGAAATTTATCAAAGATGAATTAACTGTGGATGAAGTCGGTAAACCCTATTTGCGTGAAGTACCCAATATAAATGATATCAGAGATGAGAATCTGTTAAGAGTGATCAATCTCCGCAGTTTTGTTTATAAAAATAACAGAGCGAGGCTTGATGCTGTAATTGAATCCAACAGAAAAGGGGAAGCTATGATAGCAAAAGAACTTAAATCAAGAATTAAAAACTGATGCTTAAATTCTTTCGACAAATCAGAAAAAAACTTATGGAACAGAATAAAATTCGTTCCTATATCCTCTATGCCTTGGGTGAGATATTCTTGGTGGTAATTGGAATTTTGATTGCACTTCAGGTCAATAACTGGAATGAATCCCGAAAGACCATGAAGAAAGAGCAAACAAGTCTGAAAAAGATAGCTCAAAATCTTCAAGAGGACATTGATCTACTACAAGAAATAATCCAAGAGGACTCCACAATTTATGAAAACCTGAGTAAGCTGTCCAATCAAATCATGGATGCCAACTCGGTCGATGACTTAGATCCCTCTAGTAGTGCCAGATTTCGGGTGCCATTGTTCTACCCCAATCAAAGTGCTTTTGAAAATCTGCTATCCTCAGGTCAGATTGAAATTATCCAAAATGACAGTCTGACCCAACGTCTACAGCTGTATTATAGATCCATAAAAATCATTCAAGAGGGCACAGATTTTTCTCTCAGAAATTATAGTCGTGACATCGAGAAGTTTTTCATGGAATTTGATCATGTCAGAGATCATCCAAAACTTAAAAAGAAAGCTATAGCAGCCTACCGGGATGATCCATTTTTGCTAAATTCTCTGTATTACAAAAATGGACTGATTCTTCGTCAAATTTCGAATTATTCCAAGATCATGGTTGAAGCCCAAGGTATACTTGCTTTGATTGAAAATGAAATTTCATCTTAAACTCTGATCAAAACTCAAGAATCATGATCTCAATCTTCCGCAAAATCCGCCAAAAACTCCTTCAACAAAATCGAATTACTCGGTATGTGACTTATGCTGTAGGTGAAATCTTCCTGGTGACCATCGGGATCCTAATAGCATTGAGCATTAATACTTGGAATGAGGATAGAAAAGAAAAGATTTATGAGCGAAAGATGCTATTGGAATTAATTGAAGATATGCAGTTGGACACTGCATTCATGCACTTACAATTACGCCGCATAGAAAATTTTGAAAGTAGCCTTGTTGCTTTAGAAAAACCCCTCTTAAGTTGGGAAGAACTAAAAGATGTAGACCCACAATTATTCGGAGGAGTGTACTTCATCCAAAACACGAAAGCCTTAGAAACCATCAAATCTGGAAATATTCAGATTCCTTTTAATGACCAACTGAGAAAACAAATCAATTCCCATTATCATAACTCCAGGTTCTATCTGGATTTAATAATTATGGAGGATAAAAATTTCAATGAATTTCGAAGCATACCTATTCAAAAAGAATTTTTCAAAGTGGAACGTAACGAAGATTCTGAAATCTTTGACTTAAAAATTTTCCCAATAGATTTTGAGAAGATGAAAAATTCGCAAGAATTTAAGGATTTTCTGTTACTCCGAAGATCGCGTGTCAATCGATGGAATTGGGCCTATAGAAAAGTTTATGATTCCACTTTGGAAAATATGAAGTCGATTCAAGAATACCTCCAGCAAAAAGCCAATTAATTACATTAAGAGTAATTAACCATATGAGGAAAATTTTATTGGTTGATAACAAAGTAAGTACCTCAACTATGCTCTGGGTGAAATCCTTCTGGTTGTTTTAGAGATTTTGATCGCACTCGAAGTCAACACTTGGAATGAAAACAGAAAACTAAAAAACCAGAAAGCGATTTTAATAGAAAATCTCAGACAGGATTACCAAGAAAACCTCAACTGCTTGGACCGTATTTTTTAATTTTTAGAAAATAGGGAAGCTTATACTAGAGAACTACTTTATTAAATA comes from Algoriphagus halophilus and encodes:
- a CDS encoding DUF6090 family protein — encoded protein: MVVLEILIALEVNTWNENRKLKNQKAILIENLRQDYQENLNCLDRIF
- a CDS encoding DUF6090 family protein → MISLFRKIRQKLLQQNRITRYLPHAIGEIFLVVIGILIALQVNNWNQDRLEKRKSKEFHQRLSNDLDQIIIFLGEIEEYSSLVANQLDEAVELLESGEFNDSNKQILDFAFGNYFRLSRHLPELSAYEEMKSSGQLGLIYNLELREELSKYITQQKLVSTIYEDLNEKVNQTTFIDPYLKFEAGGSVTKNAFRYDFSKIQRDRVVINTLSRYAFHWKTKSSFSRSLQNQATELHELIQKEIDTSL
- a CDS encoding DUF6090 family protein, producing the protein MISFFRKIRQKPFSQNRITRYLLYALGEIFLVVIGILIALQVNNWNEQRRAEQYETILLKQMQNALNNDLFLIKNFFEPRVQQNKEGVDSLLQYVQMNEMPDQETIRRLVGKMLTDFLYRFDSGPYENLKSNGLDIIKNDSLRNYISNLYGQVLPSYALFINEFKDEREEEIKIYLRKFIKDELTVDEVGKPYLREVPNINDIRDENLLRVINLRSFVYKNNRARLDAVIESNRKGEAMIAKELKSRIKN
- a CDS encoding DUF6090 family protein: MEQNKIRSYILYALGEIFLVVIGILIALQVNNWNESRKTMKKEQTSLKKIAQNLQEDIDLLQEIIQEDSTIYENLSKLSNQIMDANSVDDLDPSSSARFRVPLFYPNQSAFENLLSSGQIEIIQNDSLTQRLQLYYRSIKIIQEGTDFSLRNYSRDIEKFFMEFDHVRDHPKLKKKAIAAYRDDPFLLNSLYYKNGLILRQISNYSKIMVEAQGILALIENEISS
- a CDS encoding DUF6090 family protein, whose amino-acid sequence is MISIFRKIRQKLLQQNRITRYVTYAVGEIFLVTIGILIALSINTWNEDRKEKIYERKMLLELIEDMQLDTAFMHLQLRRIENFESSLVALEKPLLSWEELKDVDPQLFGGVYFIQNTKALETIKSGNIQIPFNDQLRKQINSHYHNSRFYLDLIIMEDKNFNEFRSIPIQKEFFKVERNEDSEIFDLKIFPIDFEKMKNSQEFKDFLLLRRSRVNRWNWAYRKVYDSTLENMKSIQEYLQQKAN